One Phycisphaerae bacterium RAS2 DNA window includes the following coding sequences:
- the nfdA gene encoding N-substituted formamide deformylase precursor — MSRWIGISIVALGGLVAGCSGGARDYDLVVHNAMIWTGNPDQPEASVLAVRGDEFVYVGDEMPEPSRIGRRTQVIDARQARVVPGLIDAHLHLVSGGLQLTRLNLRDAPDRAAFIERIAARAKATPQGRWILGGRWSTESWPDPAQPDKSWIDSITGDRPTLLHRMDGHGALANSAALKLAGITRDGPPDPPGGLIERDAKTGEPTGILKESAIGLVSRHVPTPSAGELDTALAAAMHHANSHGITAAHTMSPWSDYAVLLRADDADRLTLRVRMYVMESDWEPYLDKIGRRRGDERLRICGFKQFMDGSLGSRTASMTDPYADQPANHGVLREVMYADGGAQPDATHLTRMCEAALDEGFSPAIHAIGDQANRIVLDTYEQVRRSVEAQSDEHEFPLRIEHAQHLLPEDIERFAKLGVVASMQPLHKADDGRYAVGAIGIERCRTSYAFRSLIESGAVVAFGSDWPVVSLNPMEGIHAAVTGRTLNDQTFVPEQNITSEQALRAYTMGAARAAGDEGKLGVIRPGALADFVILDADILSIRSAAIRFVRVNQTFVGGRRVYTRE, encoded by the coding sequence GTGAGTCGATGGATTGGGATCAGTATTGTCGCGCTGGGCGGGCTCGTGGCCGGCTGCTCCGGCGGCGCACGGGATTACGACCTGGTCGTCCACAACGCAATGATCTGGACCGGCAACCCGGACCAGCCCGAGGCGAGTGTCCTGGCGGTGCGCGGCGACGAGTTTGTCTACGTCGGCGATGAAATGCCGGAGCCGTCGCGCATCGGGCGGCGAACTCAGGTCATCGACGCGCGGCAGGCTCGCGTCGTCCCCGGCCTGATCGACGCCCACCTTCACCTCGTCTCCGGCGGGCTGCAACTGACACGACTGAATCTTCGCGACGCTCCCGATCGCGCCGCCTTCATTGAGCGCATCGCGGCGCGCGCCAAGGCGACCCCGCAAGGTCGTTGGATCCTCGGCGGGCGCTGGTCCACCGAAAGCTGGCCCGACCCGGCGCAGCCCGACAAGTCATGGATCGATTCGATTACCGGCGATCGACCGACGCTGCTGCACCGCATGGACGGTCACGGCGCACTGGCGAACAGCGCTGCGTTGAAACTCGCGGGAATCACGCGCGACGGTCCGCCCGATCCGCCCGGCGGGCTGATCGAGCGTGATGCGAAGACCGGCGAGCCGACCGGCATCCTCAAGGAGTCGGCCATCGGTTTGGTGTCGCGCCATGTGCCGACGCCGTCGGCGGGCGAATTGGACACAGCCCTGGCAGCAGCCATGCACCACGCGAATTCGCACGGCATCACGGCAGCTCACACGATGTCGCCGTGGAGCGACTATGCGGTGCTCCTGCGCGCCGACGATGCCGATCGCCTCACGCTGCGCGTGCGAATGTACGTCATGGAAAGCGATTGGGAACCCTACCTCGACAAGATCGGTCGCCGCCGCGGCGACGAACGGCTGCGTATCTGCGGATTCAAACAATTCATGGACGGCTCGCTCGGCTCGCGCACGGCCTCCATGACCGATCCGTATGCCGATCAGCCGGCCAATCACGGTGTCCTGCGCGAAGTGATGTATGCCGACGGCGGCGCTCAACCCGACGCGACGCACCTGACGCGAATGTGCGAGGCCGCGTTGGACGAGGGGTTTTCACCGGCGATTCACGCCATCGGCGACCAGGCCAATCGCATTGTCCTTGACACATACGAGCAGGTTCGCCGCAGCGTCGAAGCGCAGTCGGACGAGCACGAGTTCCCCCTGCGCATTGAGCACGCCCAGCATCTCCTGCCGGAAGACATTGAGCGGTTTGCGAAACTGGGCGTTGTCGCGTCGATGCAGCCGCTGCACAAGGCCGACGACGGCCGCTATGCGGTCGGCGCGATCGGAATCGAGCGGTGCCGGACGAGCTACGCATTTCGCTCGCTGATTGAATCGGGCGCGGTCGTGGCGTTCGGAAGCGACTGGCCGGTTGTCTCGCTGAATCCGATGGAGGGCATCCACGCCGCGGTGACGGGGCGAACTCTGAATGACCAGACATTTGTCCCCGAGCAGAACATCACCAGCGAGCAGGCGCTGCGAGCTTATACGATGGGTGCGGCTCGGGCTGCCGGCGACGAGGGGAAGCTGGGCGTCATCCGCCCCGGCGCCCTGGCGGACTTTGTGATTCTCGACGCCGACATCCTTTCAATCCGTTCCGCGGCCATCCGCTTTGTCCGCGTGAATCAGACGTTTGTCGGTGGCCGGCGCGTGTACACACGCGAGTAG
- a CDS encoding Amidohydrolase — MIIDCHTHVWESPDQLGMAKAALEARATRAAAAGLGSASGPLPDASIARHFTASDPVDKSFVLGFKSRYLGAEVPLSLISRYVREHPEKLIGAVGIDPTNLSEAMDDLANANQQFGLKAVTVSPAAQDFHPADSRAMQVFAEAARLGMPVLIHQGVHFSSAGKMEFARPSLIDEVARDLPRLKIVIAHLGYPWVEETIVLLGKHANVFADISGLLHRSWHTYNALLSAYQYGVIDKLLFGSDFPFTSAKVAIESLYRLNQLVTGTNLPTIPRAALAGIVERDSLALLGIEGAAPGSTRAADNGMLDGHDA; from the coding sequence GTGATCATCGATTGTCACACACATGTCTGGGAATCGCCCGACCAGTTGGGCATGGCGAAGGCCGCGCTGGAAGCCCGTGCGACCCGTGCCGCGGCGGCCGGTCTGGGCAGCGCGAGCGGCCCGTTGCCGGATGCGTCGATCGCCCGCCACTTCACGGCGAGCGACCCCGTCGACAAGTCCTTCGTGCTGGGATTCAAGAGCCGCTATCTCGGCGCGGAAGTTCCGTTGAGTCTCATTTCTCGCTATGTTCGCGAGCATCCCGAAAAACTGATCGGCGCGGTGGGCATCGACCCGACCAATCTCTCCGAGGCGATGGACGATCTCGCAAACGCCAATCAACAGTTCGGGCTGAAAGCGGTCACCGTGTCACCCGCCGCGCAGGACTTCCACCCGGCTGACAGCCGCGCGATGCAGGTCTTCGCCGAGGCGGCGCGGCTCGGCATGCCGGTCCTGATCCATCAGGGGGTTCACTTCTCCTCCGCCGGAAAGATGGAGTTCGCGCGGCCGTCCCTGATCGATGAAGTCGCGCGCGACCTGCCGCGGTTAAAGATCGTGATCGCGCACCTGGGCTACCCGTGGGTCGAGGAGACCATCGTGCTGCTGGGCAAGCACGCGAACGTTTTCGCGGACATCAGCGGCCTGCTGCATCGCTCATGGCACACCTACAACGCCCTGCTTTCGGCCTATCAATACGGCGTGATCGACAAACTCCTCTTTGGGAGCGATTTTCCGTTTACCTCCGCGAAGGTCGCCATCGAGTCGCTCTACCGCCTGAACCAGCTTGTCACCGGGACCAACCTTCCCACGATCCCGCGCGCTGCGCTGGCGGGGATTGTCGAGCGAGACTCCCTGGCCCTGCTGGGCATTGAGGGAGCCGCGCCGGGTTCCACGCGCGCCGCGGACAACGGCATGCTCGACGGCCATGACGCCTGA
- the mdtK gene encoding Multidrug resistance protein MdtK, with product MSTPLRTSEELPSSGRQRDEKSPIETTCAASIVADAEAAECLHDVAPVAADPASRDLLRGPIRSGVFFLALPVLGEQLLNAAVTWNDALIAGRISAEATSAIGIAGYVSWLMTMLFWMADTGATAIVARATGARNPSEARHATNQAFGLAVAMGVVGTLFVLTTAPGFAKLLNMQGDANAISVRFMQIDALGLTGAAISLALAACLRGAGDTRTPLVVLGGVNVINITLTWLLALGWGPIPAYGVDGIAWGTVVARWSGAIWMIALLARPLTAREDSSNGASAGPSGRRATRAMLRLRPSLMQPDSQLIRRILKIGVPAAGDGLVTFSGHFVFMMVVTRVPSEYSAAILYAAHTVGIRIESLSYLPANAFGVAAAAMVGQNLGANQPERAALAAREAARQAACLLALNGLLFFFAAEPLFRILSDDPRVWACGVPALRGLACVQIPLAFLIVYVGALRGAGDSRSPMIYTALSMALVRVPLAYLGGFVLRGGLLGAWMGMFGDLVVRAALMSLRFRLGRWKRIQV from the coding sequence ATGTCCACGCCGTTGCGCACGTCTGAAGAACTCCCTTCGTCTGGTCGGCAGCGCGACGAGAAGAGCCCAATTGAAACGACTTGCGCGGCCTCCATCGTTGCGGATGCAGAGGCCGCCGAGTGCCTGCACGATGTCGCTCCGGTTGCGGCCGATCCGGCGTCGCGCGACCTGTTGAGAGGCCCGATTCGGTCGGGCGTGTTCTTTCTCGCGCTGCCGGTCCTGGGCGAGCAGTTGCTCAACGCGGCCGTCACCTGGAACGATGCACTCATCGCCGGCCGCATCTCGGCGGAAGCAACCAGCGCGATCGGCATCGCCGGTTACGTCAGCTGGCTGATGACGATGCTGTTCTGGATGGCTGACACGGGCGCAACCGCGATCGTCGCGCGGGCAACGGGCGCAAGAAACCCCAGCGAGGCCCGTCACGCAACCAACCAGGCGTTTGGCCTGGCAGTCGCGATGGGCGTCGTGGGCACGCTCTTCGTCCTCACAACCGCGCCGGGTTTTGCGAAGTTGCTGAACATGCAGGGCGACGCCAATGCGATCTCCGTTCGCTTCATGCAGATCGACGCGCTGGGCTTGACGGGGGCTGCGATTTCCCTCGCGCTGGCTGCCTGCCTGCGCGGAGCAGGCGACACGCGCACGCCACTGGTCGTGCTCGGCGGCGTCAACGTGATCAACATCACGCTGACCTGGCTTTTGGCGCTGGGCTGGGGGCCGATTCCCGCATACGGGGTCGACGGCATCGCCTGGGGGACAGTCGTGGCGCGCTGGAGTGGAGCGATCTGGATGATTGCGCTGCTTGCACGGCCGCTCACAGCGCGCGAGGACTCGTCCAACGGTGCAAGCGCGGGTCCATCCGGGCGGCGGGCGACCCGCGCGATGCTGCGTCTGCGACCATCGCTCATGCAACCCGATTCACAGCTCATTCGGCGCATCCTGAAAATCGGCGTACCCGCGGCGGGCGATGGCCTGGTGACATTCTCCGGGCACTTTGTCTTCATGATGGTCGTCACGCGCGTGCCGTCGGAGTATTCCGCAGCAATCCTGTATGCCGCTCACACGGTCGGCATTCGGATCGAATCGTTGAGTTACCTTCCCGCCAATGCGTTCGGGGTTGCCGCCGCTGCGATGGTTGGGCAGAACCTGGGCGCAAACCAGCCCGAGCGCGCTGCGCTCGCCGCGCGCGAAGCCGCGCGACAGGCTGCCTGCCTGCTTGCGCTCAACGGGCTCCTGTTCTTCTTCGCGGCCGAGCCGTTGTTTCGCATTCTTTCGGACGATCCGCGCGTCTGGGCCTGCGGCGTGCCCGCGCTGCGCGGTCTGGCATGCGTGCAAATCCCGCTAGCGTTTCTGATTGTGTACGTCGGCGCGTTGCGCGGGGCAGGCGATTCGCGGTCGCCGATGATCTACACCGCCCTCTCGATGGCGTTGGTGCGTGTGCCGCTGGCGTATCTCGGCGGCTTTGTCTTGCGCGGCGGGCTGCTTGGCGCGTGGATGGGAATGTTCGGCGATCTCGTCGTCCGCGCCGCGCTCATGTCGCTGCGGTTCCGCCTCGGCCGCTGGAAGCGAATTCAAGTCTGA
- the rplU gene encoding 50S ribosomal protein L21, whose translation MYAIIEDGGKQYRVEKGDTLYVETRELPAGAKSFEFDRVLMLGDGAKSKIGTPWVAGAKVSATLTKEVRGPKLEIVKFRRRKGYKLHKGHRQNLLQVKIEKISE comes from the coding sequence ATGTATGCCATCATTGAAGACGGCGGCAAGCAGTATCGAGTTGAAAAAGGCGACACGCTGTATGTCGAAACGCGCGAGCTGCCGGCCGGCGCGAAGTCCTTCGAATTTGACCGCGTGCTGATGCTCGGCGACGGCGCCAAGAGCAAGATCGGCACGCCGTGGGTTGCCGGCGCGAAGGTGTCCGCCACGCTGACCAAAGAGGTTCGCGGTCCGAAGCTGGAAATCGTGAAATTCCGCCGCCGCAAGGGCTACAAGCTTCACAAGGGTCACCGGCAGAACTTGCTGCAGGTCAAGATCGAAAAGATCTCCGAATAA
- the bamD_1 gene encoding Outer membrane protein assembly factor BamD translates to MLLLLPIKTHSEVRRWPWANHALIIANIAMYVVVLALGSTARVGLGAGEDLRDSWMLVPSDLRLFSFFSYQFIHGDIWHLGGNLLFLWLFGNSVNDKMGNVAYLLFYLACGVFAGVGFVLTSDNPCLGSSGAIAGVTTAYLVLFPRAVVTVFYWLFFTIGAMHVQAMLLIGFKIILWDNILSPQLQHGGEAVQVAYSAHLAGYFFGFVVTLAMLLVRALPRDQYDILALIRRYYQRKQFKTAMANPTAQARAQFGRVARPISADSDDWAAPAPLSEAARLRADIADLLAQRNYVGAADRYEQLVVHEPESCLPRRQMLEVANQLMTLQRHPQAARAYERFLKTYPSDSETTQIKLLLGIIYAKYLEQHEAAVQYLRDCLDRLTNNDQVEQARHWLSASSAALGRPAE, encoded by the coding sequence TTGCTTCTGCTCCTGCCGATCAAAACCCACTCCGAAGTTCGGCGATGGCCGTGGGCCAACCATGCGCTGATCATTGCCAACATCGCCATGTATGTCGTCGTGCTGGCGTTGGGTTCAACCGCTCGAGTGGGGCTGGGAGCCGGCGAAGACCTGCGCGACAGTTGGATGCTGGTCCCGAGTGATCTGCGGCTCTTTTCATTCTTCTCTTATCAATTCATCCACGGCGATATCTGGCATCTGGGGGGCAACCTGCTGTTTCTTTGGCTTTTTGGAAACAGCGTGAACGACAAGATGGGAAACGTCGCATACTTACTGTTTTACCTTGCGTGCGGCGTGTTTGCCGGCGTGGGGTTTGTTCTCACGAGCGACAATCCGTGCCTCGGCTCCAGTGGCGCGATCGCCGGCGTGACCACGGCCTACCTCGTCCTGTTTCCCCGGGCCGTTGTGACGGTCTTTTACTGGCTTTTCTTCACGATCGGCGCGATGCACGTTCAAGCCATGTTGCTGATCGGGTTCAAGATCATTCTGTGGGACAACATCCTGTCACCCCAGCTTCAGCACGGGGGCGAAGCGGTTCAGGTGGCTTATTCCGCGCACCTTGCAGGCTACTTCTTCGGGTTCGTGGTGACGTTGGCCATGTTGCTGGTGCGCGCCTTGCCGCGCGATCAATACGACATCCTGGCGCTGATCCGGCGGTATTACCAGCGCAAGCAATTCAAGACCGCCATGGCCAATCCGACGGCACAGGCCCGGGCGCAGTTCGGTCGCGTCGCCCGGCCGATCAGCGCCGACAGCGACGATTGGGCTGCACCCGCCCCGTTGAGCGAGGCGGCTCGCCTGCGGGCTGATATTGCGGACCTGCTGGCGCAGCGCAATTACGTCGGCGCAGCCGATCGGTACGAGCAACTGGTCGTTCACGAGCCGGAGTCGTGTTTGCCGCGTCGCCAGATGCTGGAAGTGGCCAACCAGCTCATGACGTTGCAGCGTCACCCGCAGGCGGCGCGGGCCTACGAGCGATTTCTCAAGACGTATCCTTCGGATTCCGAAACGACGCAGATCAAGCTCCTGCTCGGAATCATTTACGCCAAATACCTGGAACAGCACGAGGCGGCGGTGCAGTATCTTCGGGATTGTCTGGATCGACTGACCAACAACGACCAGGTTGAACAGGCACGGCATTGGTTGAGCGCCAGCAGCGCGGCGCTGGGTCGACCGGCGGAATAA
- the moeB gene encoding Molybdopterin-synthase adenylyltransferase produces MSDKSPQHAADWRMSRYSRQVLLPQIGPAGQNQLRASNVTLIGCGALGTVLADQLVRAGVGRLRIVDRDYVELNNLQRQVLFDETDVSAGAPKAVAAAQRLAAVNSDVTIEPIIADACATNIERFIEGANVLLDGTDNFETRFLINDVAVKHGIPWVYGACVGIEGMVLPILPRQTPCLRCIWDQPPPPGMNPTCDTAGVLGPLVQLVASRQAIEAIKILTGATGDVARHLVQINAWTGAIDSFDMQGAYEPGRCTCCGRGQFEYLAAGGARTATLCGRDAVQIPGNATGVDLDAVARRITAAAKSAPCLNRYLLRFDVDRFTVTLFRDGRAIIKGTSDPNEARTVYAKYIGQ; encoded by the coding sequence ATGAGTGACAAGTCGCCCCAGCACGCCGCGGATTGGCGGATGAGCCGCTATTCGCGTCAGGTCCTGCTGCCGCAGATCGGCCCGGCCGGCCAGAATCAACTCCGTGCCTCAAATGTGACACTAATTGGCTGCGGCGCGCTGGGTACGGTGCTGGCCGACCAGTTGGTGCGCGCGGGCGTGGGGCGATTGCGAATCGTCGATCGCGATTACGTCGAGCTGAACAACCTCCAGCGGCAGGTGCTGTTTGACGAGACCGACGTGTCGGCCGGCGCGCCCAAGGCCGTCGCCGCGGCGCAGCGCCTCGCTGCGGTCAATTCCGACGTGACCATTGAACCGATCATCGCCGATGCCTGCGCGACGAACATCGAACGATTCATCGAAGGCGCGAACGTCTTGTTGGACGGCACAGACAATTTCGAGACGCGCTTTCTCATCAACGATGTCGCGGTCAAGCATGGGATTCCGTGGGTGTATGGCGCATGCGTCGGCATCGAGGGGATGGTCTTGCCGATTCTCCCGAGGCAGACGCCGTGTCTTCGCTGCATTTGGGATCAGCCGCCGCCGCCGGGAATGAACCCGACATGCGACACGGCGGGAGTGCTTGGTCCGCTGGTGCAGCTTGTCGCGTCGCGCCAGGCGATTGAGGCGATCAAGATCTTGACGGGGGCGACGGGCGACGTGGCGCGCCACCTGGTTCAAATCAATGCATGGACCGGAGCGATTGATTCGTTTGACATGCAGGGTGCTTACGAACCAGGGCGATGCACCTGTTGCGGCCGGGGTCAGTTCGAGTACCTCGCCGCGGGCGGGGCGCGCACGGCGACGTTGTGCGGCCGGGATGCGGTGCAGATCCCGGGGAACGCGACCGGGGTTGATCTGGACGCGGTGGCGCGGCGAATAACCGCGGCGGCAAAGTCCGCCCCGTGTTTGAACCGATATTTATTACGCTTCGACGTGGATCGCTTCACGGTGACGCTGTTCCGCGACGGTCGCGCGATCATCAAGGGGACCAGCGATCCCAATGAAGCCAGGACGGTCTATGCGAAATACATCGGGCAATAG